The nucleotide sequence AATCAATGTTCGACGCATAGGGTGGGGCGATCGGAGGCGTTACGCTACCCCAACCTCTTTGTTTGCGGCAGGGTGAAGTACAGCGCATGTGCTATGCCCGGGCCGCCGAGCTATCTATCTACCCCAACCCCTTCCTTTACTGCAGGATGAAGTACGGCGCATGTGCAGTGCCCGGGCAGTAGATGACTCTTGATATTAAGAAAAAATCctgacaaaacattttgtaaaaaaaaactcgttttGATTTTCATCCTGAAACCCTATCATATTATTCATTGTAGCGCGGACATGAAAAATACGAGATGATTTTAAGTAAGCGAGTTCACGAAATATGCTTTACTGAGCCAGATTTACTGAAACTAATTGTGCTCACCTGACACTACAGCAAAAAGTCTCTAGACTGAATCAATGTTCGACACTTAAGGTAGGATGATTGTATTATTAGGTTTTGAGCTGGTGGGTGAAGCATGCGAGGTAACCCACGGGGCTGAAAAGGGTGAAAAATATTAGGGCGCTAACAGGGAATCGACCTGGGGACATGTGCAGTGCCTAAATTAATCACTAATTACTCGTCAGTAACAAAAAGACTAGGTACTTATGATAATTCGAATAAGAAATCAAGAATACTATAAACCCGTCAAGTGCGAGTCAATCATTTAACGCCAGCTTTGAACTTTCGAATTAATGAACATAATCTTTAAACGGACTGTTTCTAGTGCGCAAGCATTTTCAGACTCTATCTAAGCTATTACATATGATGTGCAAAAACGAAATCCTAATCGGAACAATACTGTACACCACacgtttttatttaggtacccaTCATTTATTATGTTGCAACGCAGCTTACATTACAATATTCGCAGTGCAGTAAATAGTCGTGATTGAAGGACATTCTACCAACAGCGCAGCGAATTTGCAGAGGCGTCTTACCTGTTTCGCAAAGGACTTGCCGCCACTTAGCAAAGCCTGGTCGTTTCGGCGGGTCGTCTACCATTATAGCTTACCTACAAACATTATGTCGTCAATAACAATTTGAAAAGTAAACCCAAAACTATCTCTACAAGGGCTATAAATCTCTAAAATTATACCTCTTTTGTACTGTTGCTACTTTTATCAGAAGTCTGGCTAATATTATGAGATAGGTAAGTTATTTAGGGACATGTTACTAATAATTTTTGGTACATAttggtttttgttatttttgtactattttttattgttatattgcTATTTTGGATGAgataagtacgatttttttgtatcaaaacGTCTTACCAATTTGTGGGGTTTATGTACATCGTAAACGATTTGTATGACAGCGGCATTGCGGCATTGCACATGCGCATTCAAAGTTAAGACCACACCCCGCATCAGACCATCTACGCACACAAGTACTTGGCAACTACGAACGCCCAAATGCGACAAACACCCTCCAAACCTGAGTGGCAAGCGTGGGTGGCGCAGGCCCTGATCAATaacgaaatttgaaaaaaaaattgttgaatcggtttaatattttacagattCATTcccatttatttaaatgttttattggtaCTCAATTTTGGAGTAGATAGCGCAATTTTGCATGCACTTTAACTTTGGATATCAAAAAAGCACAATATGCTAAATGACTATGTCAATCtgtatccaatatggcggaccaTCAAAGATGGCGGAgtagttatttttaatgcaCTTCAACAATATGGGTATGAAATGAAAGGGCTTTTTGAGagtataacttaaaaaataatttgacgttaaattagctaaagtcaaagtcaagttGAGGCAAGCTTTTACTATCATATAAATTGTACCTACCATCATTAATACCAGCCGTTTTCCGGGGGGAGGTGGAGGGAGGGGCAGGGACTTCTTAACGTTTCcgaatataatatgttttaatatGTGTATAGTATGTTTTAATTCAGACAACAGAAACCCAAAAAATCaaatcggttccgtagtttcAGAGTTTTAGGGTACAATGAAACAAAcaacaaatgtttcctctttattatattggtacaGACAAATATattgacaaaatataaatattaaataaattcaattctaattaaaattcaatcaaTGCACACATGTAGACTCCTTATGCAGCACCATATTCTTCTGAGCTGgatattttcttctttcttcaAGTTTTCTATTGATGAATATCGCGACACGTTACATACATGATACGTTAAGCAGTTGGATTTCGTCGTCCAGTTGCTTAACGTTTCACGTATCACGTATCGCGAATCAGACGATGTACGATGAGCGTGCAACGACGAATCTAAGATGGAGGTCACTGAGTCTGAAGTCGCGAAAGTCGTCAAATTAGTTAATCCTAGAATGCCCCCTTGCATACTCTAATCATAatcatatgtatatgtaggtggGGGTCAGGGTATTACGTAACTCTGACCCCCCTCCCCCCCACCAGGAGCGTGGCGGACAGTAGCTCGAAACAGCTATAGGAAATTGCTTACCCACCCCACGAATAATACCTTGTTATTTGCTTAATTagataataaaaccaaaaatgcGTTTGTTTGTTGTAATATGTACTTTCATAGTGAAACCGCTGACTCGATTGCGATGTTAGAGGCGGAATTGCAATGATTCGTGTTAGGGGCGGGAGAGAAGGGGGGGGATCAGTCTTTTTACTCGGGTGTGGTATGTGGCTTTCTCTGGACGCTAATGACCGAGGGAAAATATAGTAGTTTTATGTGTAAATGAAAATGcagtaaaattattaagtattttattcatcAAACAATTTCATGAATTTACATTACATTCAAATAATAAGTACTAGTAACAATAAGTAATTTAACTAATTATTGTACACCACTATGTAAGGTtatgtcacacacacacacacactgtACAATATTTCACACACTAAAACGACACACACTTAATCACAATGATGGCACCATGCAACAAAGAACAACACCATATTATGAGTAAATGAGTAAAATTAATAACGGCACTTCACAGCATCACTTATTTCAACACAAAACATTTCATCACTATACACTTTAATAATATCACACTCAAATATCACACCTCCACACTTCCACCACACACTTCTTAAGTAAAACGCCAAAACTAAATATACCAAGTAATAgtctgaattaaaataaatacttactaaatACTCCTTCCGATGTTAAACCACCAAGCAATCAATTTGATTCACGCGGACGATAAATGgcctttataatatattttaaatgcacATAAAATGAGGTAGTAGTAGCGCACGTCTTTGTCGGATAGCGCGATATTAGTTACTGACGCATAAATGGTGGGCTCTTTAGCGCAATGCGGACGTCCCGAACTTACTGCACATGCGCTGACCGAACGTTCGAGAAATCATGGGGATACTCCTCCCTCTCATCTCTCTCCACAGCCTCAATTGTACAGTTAACTATCTGctatcacacacacacatgtataAATGTGTGGGTTGCTTGGTACACGGACACTCGTGCGAGATGGTAGTGGGAGTgagaaaacaaaactatgaGGTGTAGGGGGGCAAGAGCCGCAATGCAGATATTCGCATGCGTACTAGTAAGTTCCAGCAGCAGCATCAGTGGTGGGTGGACGGGTGACCTGAATACGAGGCACCCCCTTCATCATTACATCGACGCAGATGATGGGTGGTGGGTGTAATCAAGGTGGGGGCAAATGCAGATAAACGGGACGCACGGGGAAGCGGAGGCAGGAGGTAGCTAGCTCGTGCGACTGAAACTAGCTGAGCCCAGACTAGATCGATACAGCCTAAAATACCGTCCACCGTATCCCCCTTCCCCCTTTATACTCATTCCCAACCGCATCGAAACAAGGACTGCACCCCCTTCCCCATTCCGAAGCAGGTAGCGGGCGGCGCATGGCATAACGTATATCCGCAATGCACCATTGCACAGGCGCAATACAAGTTCTCATCCCCCAATCGCCACCCACGCCACCCTCTTTCGGGTCAGAGGGGACGAGAGAGAGGGGAAGGCTGCTGTACCGGGCAAACGCAATCGATGTAGCCTTTGCCGTACTAAAGTAAAACGTTCAAGATGAACAATAAGAACAAGGAATGCACCTATAGGACTGATAAGATGTCGAATACTTTTTACTGAAGACAATTCCACGGGAATTTTTATACCGAAAATAATACTTGGgaatttcttgtaaaaaaatatatccttaGTTTTCATACCTACttgtagaatataaatacacaCCAAGCGTCTAGGGCTCAGGCACTTTTTTTGCGGATTCCTAGATATTGGGATGTggatatgtaattaaaattatttacatagatttttggTTAACTTCATAATTTAAAACAGGAACAGTCAATCAAATTCGAGAAAAAGATGATCAGTTCCCCAAATTTTTCCTACAAAAGCATGCAACGCATTGAACACATTATTAGTGCTACTACTACTTTCCCTACTTCAGATTATAACCAATTCAAATAAACGTTAAGCCGTATGCACATTGTCACGAGTATCATGCATTGTAACAAACATCCGCTAGTGTGGACGCCTTGCGCCACGAACCGCGCACACTACGAGCGCGAACAGAGCATTACAACTCGTAGTGTGCACGGAGCATCAGTGTGGACGGGTTGGAGATGTTTAGAATGCAGAACGCGCGCGAACAACGGAAGAAAACACAGCTACTGCAGAAGTTACAGTTAAATCATGGAGCGAAGACAAagtaatgtatttaatttatgatgatgtcctcctagcctattatcggctacggcgaggcggctgttctcatgtaaggagattagccaactgcgcaggaaatgtgcacaagcatttgcacagacacaggtgcactcactattcctacactctcatagcccgatgggacggcaatccgacaccatcGGAGGGAGATCAGGCGCTAGACCAAAGAGGCAGTAATTTATGATAATTAATGAACATTGTAGCCAGCTTGTCATCGCAATCCATTCTCTTCGCATGTTCTCGACAGACTGAACCATGTTCAAAGTGCGCATGCAACAGATGCGAGTACGTCATGCTCGGTTCATGCGCGCCCTACATCCACACTTATGAAATGCTCCCTTCATGTTACATTGCAAGACATGTTTCGCAAATCTGTACGCGGCTTTACCTCTATTATGGAGCGGCTACGTCATTTAAGCAGAGATGAAATGATCAGAGCCGTGGGAATGATAGAAGCTGGTTACTGGCAACATGCATCAATATAAACGTCAACTTCGGTTGGACACGTTACCGAATCAATCCTCAATACTTTTGCGACGTTTCTTAGCAATAGAAAAGTTATAGATGTCACCTTTAAATGCTGCTCTCACTTTGCATATGCTATTCTCCTGGCTTTCAATAAACTGGTTGAGGAAAACATTTGCATCAAGTAAGATTGTTACATAGTCGGAAGTTTTAATCTCACCTAGCAACACTACTACTCGTTCCTTATAAAAAGTTTGACTGGAAGTTTTATCACTGTAGTTTTATTACCCAATTTGTAACACTGTTTTGTGAATAGTGTACCCACGGAGGACAGAAGTGTACCTTATTCGGTAAAACAATTGCCTCAGATTTAAAATTAGGTGCACGTTGTTGGTTAACTTGCCTGATGCTACCATCtcaatctcaggaactactgacaCGATAGCAAATCGGAAACTGATAGCTATACTGTCCCTGGGTAGTTTATTGTACTCATCGTTTCATCTACTTACATATGTGCAACTATGGTTAAGTGCAAACGAAAAAGGGACtccacgattttttttttatttattaccaaaacatACGACTATCATTAAAGGTCTAACCTATTGCAATAGTGTTGTAATTAATTACGGTGATGGGAAACCAAACAACTTTTCAGTCATCTAGGTACTAAAGGCTcgtgaaattataatttatgatagCGGAATAAttattcttaataaaaatattacgcttttttgtttcttttatgattccgttataatatttatttttatgatccGTCTCACGCAGACGCAAGTAAAGTTGTCAAGCCATATGACAGACGCCTGCGCTGTGGCGACcattaatgttttgatttaaatgTATTGCTGCGCCAGGATGCTTTGTGTGTTGTTTTTCCACTGCAGTCATGTCGATATTTGATTGTACTCAATCGGTATCGGTAGTAATTCGGAAAAGGTATAAGGTATTGTACATGATCTGAGGATTTCTTTTAGAAGTTCTGAGTAGTCTAAACATAACTCGTTGGTTATCTCCGTTGAAATTACTCGAAAACCCGGGTGTTTGTAGGAAAATGAACACTATCATCCGATAgtgaataaaaagtagtatataataaataaacatttattgtgCAATAACATTAGACGGAATTCCACATAGATTTGGTCATTCACGTTCTTTTGTTACAATAAGAagaaaaattttgaaatatatttacaattagGTTACATTAGGAATATGTTTTGAAAGAACCCTGCGTTTGTCCAATAAGAAAAGACAACCAGATTTTTGAAACCGCAGTTACTACATAGGTAGGGATAAATACATAGTACctattgacattttatttatattcattgacatCAATATGTTTAAAGAATACATTAATTTACATCTAGGTCATCATTGTAATAgctattatgtaatatttatcaaataattttaggACATTCATTAGTTAATAAATTAGTCTTAAAATATAAACCTGTTTAAacgacataaaattaaaaattgacaGACTTTTTATATATAAGGACGACAatgcaataatttattacaattacaataattctGCTGGGCTTGTTGAACCCCTGTAACCGTTTTTACATTACAAGCCACGTATACAAACGACCTAAACCTTGACTTACTTTGAACTTTTCAAAGACGTGAAAAATAAAGATTGATATCGAATTTATGTACAATGTGTTGAAAAATGTTAACCAATTCTTAGAACAGTAATTAGTTAATCAGTTTTAATGAACCTAGGAGATATTGAaacttgattaattaattacttgatCAACGTTCACACTTCAGTTCTGAAATTACACCCCCCCGCCCCCAATCCTACTACTGTCAGTCTCGCAAGTTAATTGCCCTTCTTAGAGCTTTATCACAAGATCGCgttactaataaatataatttagtacTATAACCGATGGTCCGCATACTCTTTAAAGATAGAAAATTCAGTAAATAGATAAGTTTTATGGTTAATttcggcttatgtttaactgatcaccagatatagtaacaaatagcagacaaaaatagtaaatgatcaccaaaatgaaactcgcattttaatgtaaaactatcaccaaagttttaacattttgctatcctatttaagtgaaattactccaaaataaatcatgcgtaagccaaaaatagtaaatgatcaccaaaattaaaccaccattttaaagtaagattacaaccaaagtttttaaattctgctatcctatttaagcaaaatgagtccaaataaatcattgttatcccaaaagtagtaaatgatcaccaaaagtagtaaatgatcaccaaaagtagtaaatgatcatcaaaattataccagcagcgttttgatataaaatgataatcaaagtttttaaatgttgctatcctgtttaagtaaactgactcaaaaaataataatttcggcctgatacaataaatgtaaaaacattatggggacccttttcctgcactagggtggaaaattgtctattgcatgcctctaaacagtgcgataagagtgtgttttcgagggagtgtattgagaaacacattcttcttcttttttctcctgccctgtttccaattttacttggggtcggcgcaatatgtcattttcttccatttttccctgtcactcgtcatactgacactcacgcatgcatttcaagccggacacataacttaatatggcatcataatactttatttggtaataagcctacattttatggcaatcacagtgacttatttaggcaaaaataatacatattttggtcgtcaagagttggtgatcatttactaaatttggtggtcgaatacaatttaaagtgaagtcgtgactaaaatagctggtactattacatttttaggctttatttttctggtgttcagtagatatttctggttacaaaacttagggtatcgaagcattttatggtggtcattatatttgttcccgttAATTTCACCAACAATTGTTAACATTAATGATTGAAAGGAGAACTTCGTTTTAACTGCGAAACGGAAAACGCaacttaatattgtttttttagccACGATTTGGTAATCGATCAATATTATTTAGCTTCGAAAAACgagttatatttttcaaaaaatcatgATTTTGAGTTTAGACTGAGAATTCCAATAGAAATCCAATTTcgaaaataatcataaaaacatTACCATAATTCAATACTCTATCACTTCCTAAATCTGCGAACCGCGTTCAAAAGTGTAATCgtggtatttttttacaaaatataatattttgttttcattgttcCCTGCCTAAACATTCGCCGCGAATATTTTTCTTCTCAAAATCACATACATAtcgttgttttttgttatgttgttaTGTCGTAGTTTCTTTATTGTTCTGCCTTCTTTATACCATTCCTTTGGGTTGAAATACATTTCATACGGAAGGGTCTCTACAAGATCggcaatacctacatatattttttttaaaacgcaCATATATGTAGCACTGAATCTTTGAATAAGTTCATAGATACAGTAATAAACCTACAACTATCATTATACTTAAAAGCTAGGCCATGGCCATACAAACGACTCACAAACCTCcgtgtatttattataatagctATTGAAATACCACAGGTTACTATCACAGTTTAAGTAGACAAGCgtgatgtatttatgtatttacatacatagatgTGCGAGTCTAACTCAAACTGGAAATAACACAAAATGGATCAACCATATCTAAATGTGAGTGATTCGTACCTGGCGTTTTGGCACAATTGATCAGTACCTAATAAACACGTGGAAAGTATAATACATGAcattaacattgttttttttttaattttctgctCGAGACAATCTATGTAATACAGAGACGCTAAACATTACATTTATATCATTGTCATTTCCTATATATAATAGAATAAATGGAAGGAAATAATTTGACAGATTGAAAGTCTATGACAGTTTTGATCTTTTTAGGATATGTACAAACATAAGTCTTTTTATTAGTTAAGTAGTTTTGACTTTTTGCTAACAATTATctgaatgagttttttttttctcagcgAATTGTCTTAATATAAATTCGTATAGCGTTTTTCGCTTCATTAAGATCATCTGAGAAacctaatttaatattgaaCTACAAGGTAAAACGTATTTAAGTAAAATTCGACACACAGATTTGCAATTACATTTACAACTATATAATCGAAAAAACTACTACGTAACCATACTAGGTACTATGGTTAAAGATGTTTAATTGATTTTCACTCATGCCTAGTACATAACTGTTCTAGAATTTGTGGTATAATTAGGATACAGCTTTGCATTTTGCAAAATTGTTGCATGCTAAAATGTGCCTAGTTTATTGagacgtttaagttttttttaacatacaTATAGAAATGCCAAAAACTAAATTTTTGGTTCTTCTAATAAAACGATTGTATTCATGATAACCTTTAGGATATCATGAGTATATTCAAGTCCATTCTCTCtgaataagtaaaatattttcttacaacTATACAAAAGATTAAATCTCAAAGGTTCTGCACTTGCCAGCACAGCTTATGGCTAGTGGCAATTATACACAACCACATCACTTTGAATGCTATCCTTGAGCATCGATAGAGACTAATACAATATTTCGTTACATTTATTACAGTTATCgacacggatattgagctctcggcggaagagtggggatcggcAATAGACCAATgcatcgcttctgcgcaggtaaggtcagggctcaatatccgtgccgataactataccagaCTTAGGCTCTTTATTCCTTTTTTggcattttcttattttttaaagcttttccGGAGGGACCCGAAGAGTTTTTTCGGCTTCGCTTAGCCGGAGTTCCCTCTCCACTCTTTGCAGCTGGAGCCTTTCTGCGACGCGACCTTGGTTTTTGTTCCTGCTTGCGAGCAGCCGCAGCCGCAGGAATGTTTTCGGCAGCAGGGACAAGAAAATCATAGGGACCAGTCGGTTCGCTTGTTGGAATTGTTGAAGTTGTTGGTGTTGTTAGTGTTGTTGGAGTTGTCGGAGTTGTTTGGCTCAACCTGCGAGAGCGACGGGCAACTAACGGCTGAACTTGTTTGTTCCTGTTAAAAGGTTCTATCTTATTGTCAGCTCGAATAGGTAAGAATGTAGCTTTCACGTCGATTTCAAGTGGACTATGAGACCTTTCAAAAGTCTGAGCTGTTGAAGCGTCGTCCGAAACTTCGTCCATCCACCGAGAACTAGGATTTCCAAGCGACCCAAAACCACTACTTGTACGTGGTTCTGCCGGCTGGCGAAAATTGAAAAAGCGGCGTGGTTTGTTGTCTTCATTTCTGTTACGGCTGGGTGATTCTTCCTTGTTTTTATCAATATCTTTAGAATCATGCGGAAACTTAAACATATTCGATTGTTCTTCTTGTTGTTTAGCTTGcgcatatttaaaaaagttgaaTGTTTCCTTGGGTTTGCTTTCTTCCTTGGTTTCTGGTGCTTTGAAAGTGGTAGACGGTGTAGTTTCAGCCTGccgatttttaaaaatgttgaatggTCTTTCATCGTTTCGACTCGAACCTGATGGGCCTGTTAGATCAGgcaattcttttattttaatttggccAGCGTAGGAAGACTGATGGCCACTTGTTTCTCCAGGTTTAAGCCACGTAATCTGCCGATTTGGTGGCGGTGAGGTTTTCACTGCTTCAATTTTCGCTTCTGTGTTATTCAAATCCCATTTTATATCGTT is from Helicoverpa armigera isolate CAAS_96S chromosome 1, ASM3070526v1, whole genome shotgun sequence and encodes:
- the LOC110378183 gene encoding uncharacterized protein LOC110378183 isoform X1; protein product: MDGTAVKVSEIFREVGIAFSTLSEITILLQHTEESPPGGKWTEEGVEMLRGCIKRFAEELNKITHHIKTRTMYHLRRLLEMDSGVIRDVSSSPPGAPPPQVQQAPEPAPLPEPPTPTLTINHYLYGFDDNNTEDDLLQSFNPGIVPPFPPEQILQPERSEPSPLFEFEDIQLDQINLDRINLLVPDLLKALDDFAMPTSAEPEPNQNVHPLPQDIRHETPMANIATHYAEPAATENGKEVSGAFSSIRNEAQSSHNGPGQCNSFHISIRPNDIKWDLNNTEAKIEAVKTSPPPNRQITWLKPGETSGHQSSYAGQIKIKELPDLTGPSGSSRNDERPFNIFKNRQAETTPSTTFKAPETKEESKPKETFNFFKYAQAKQQEEQSNMFKFPHDSKDIDKNKEESPSRNRNEDNKPRRFFNFRQPAEPRTSSGFGSLGNPSSRWMDEVSDDASTAQTFERSHSPLEIDVKATFLPIRADNKIEPFNRNKQVQPLVARRSRRLSQTTPTTPTTLTTPTTSTIPTSEPTGPYDFLVPAAENIPAAAAARKQEQKPRSRRRKAPAAKSGEGTPAKRSRKNSSGPSGKALKNKKMPKKE
- the LOC110378183 gene encoding uncharacterized protein LOC110378183 isoform X2, producing the protein MLRGCIKRFAEELNKITHHIKTRTMYHLRRLLEMDSGVIRDVSSSPPGAPPPQVQQAPEPAPLPEPPTPTLTINHYLYGFDDNNTEDDLLQSFNPGIVPPFPPEQILQPERSEPSPLFEFEDIQLDQINLDRINLLVPDLLKALDDFAMPTSAEPEPNQNVHPLPQDIRHETPMANIATHYAEPAATENGKEVSGAFSSIRNEAQSSHNGPGQCNSFHISIRPNDIKWDLNNTEAKIEAVKTSPPPNRQITWLKPGETSGHQSSYAGQIKIKELPDLTGPSGSSRNDERPFNIFKNRQAETTPSTTFKAPETKEESKPKETFNFFKYAQAKQQEEQSNMFKFPHDSKDIDKNKEESPSRNRNEDNKPRRFFNFRQPAEPRTSSGFGSLGNPSSRWMDEVSDDASTAQTFERSHSPLEIDVKATFLPIRADNKIEPFNRNKQVQPLVARRSRRLSQTTPTTPTTLTTPTTSTIPTSEPTGPYDFLVPAAENIPAAAAARKQEQKPRSRRRKAPAAKSGEGTPAKRSRKNSSGPSGKALKNKKMPKKE